Proteins found in one Desulfomonilia bacterium genomic segment:
- a CDS encoding TIGR02710 family CRISPR-associated CARF protein has translation MKRALIMTVGTGTNPSTCIVKPLVKSVKNSRPDFLVLIATQTSRDYATTIASESQLAEDAFEIIELNDMENFQSVFSVINEVFENLRLKGFALDDIEVDFTSGTKAMSAGAVLSATYNQCQSIKYITGKREGGVVKDGTEEFRTIIPQAVFSLHDLKLAEQMIYNLRFSPALQIISGINKNTLSASENNRLKALKDISSFYENWDIFNHKKAYKKLSKINWTGFEIFKPEEKACELIELLSNNKPETVRPQLIIDIFNNAVRRSVEGKYDDAVARLYRVVELIAQHILSSCYKIKTGDVNIDKVPESRREKLEKTRDKKDNKIKIGLFASYDLLSELGHESGKIFYENEQLQGYLKNRNSSIMAHGLDPINETIFKGLKENVVELAEFACPNFPDIARQCQFPWIDYK, from the coding sequence ATGAAAAGAGCCTTAATCATGACCGTTGGAACAGGGACAAATCCATCAACATGTATTGTGAAACCTCTTGTCAAATCCGTTAAAAACAGCAGGCCGGATTTTCTTGTGCTGATTGCAACACAGACAAGCAGGGATTATGCAACAACAATAGCCAGTGAATCCCAACTTGCTGAAGACGCATTCGAGATAATCGAGCTGAACGACATGGAAAATTTCCAGTCAGTTTTTTCTGTTATAAATGAAGTATTTGAAAACCTTAGATTAAAAGGTTTTGCTCTCGATGATATTGAGGTCGATTTCACAAGCGGCACAAAGGCAATGAGTGCCGGGGCAGTCCTTTCAGCAACATACAACCAGTGTCAGTCGATAAAATACATAACAGGAAAAAGGGAAGGCGGTGTAGTCAAGGATGGCACAGAGGAGTTTCGCACGATAATACCGCAGGCTGTCTTTTCACTGCATGATCTGAAGCTTGCTGAACAGATGATATACAATTTAAGGTTTTCTCCAGCGCTTCAAATTATATCAGGTATAAACAAAAATACCTTGAGCGCTTCTGAAAACAACAGGCTTAAAGCTTTAAAAGATATCTCATCATTTTATGAAAATTGGGATATTTTTAATCACAAAAAGGCATACAAAAAATTATCCAAAATTAATTGGACAGGTTTTGAAATATTTAAACCCGAAGAAAAAGCCTGCGAACTGATTGAATTGCTATCAAACAATAAACCTGAAACAGTCAGGCCTCAGCTTATAATCGATATTTTCAATAACGCTGTCAGGCGGTCTGTAGAAGGGAAATATGACGATGCCGTGGCGAGGCTTTACAGGGTTGTGGAGCTTATTGCTCAACATATACTCTCGTCTTGCTACAAAATTAAAACAGGAGATGTAAATATTGATAAAGTTCCAGAATCAAGAAGGGAAAAGCTGGAAAAAACACGCGACAAAAAAGACAATAAAATCAAAATAGGGTTGTTTGCATCCTATGATCTTTTATCAGAACTTGGGCATGAATCAGGAAAGATTTTCTATGAAAATGAACAGCTTCAAGGTTATCTTAAAAACAGAAACAGCTCTATTATGGCGCATGGCCTTGATCCGATAAATGAAACAATATTCAAAGGTCTGAAAGAAAATGTCGTTGAACTCGCAGAGTTTGCATGCCCGAATTTTCCTGACATTGCCAGACAATGCCAGTTTCCATGGATTGACTATAAATAG
- a CDS encoding DUF3368 domain-containing protein has translation MQINNVVLNSSPIISLSKSGFYHLLSELFKHIIITNEVLAEVTVKGLNDVQIDKMFSFQNIELASGNYQDARVAGWDLGKGETSVISYALENKEFYAVVDDMQARQCAELFGCKYIGTVAVIVMARRNELISSVREALFRIKSSGLWLSDSFIETVCKNENE, from the coding sequence ATGCAGATAAATAATGTGGTATTAAATTCCTCTCCTATTATAAGCCTCTCAAAATCCGGTTTTTATCACCTGCTGTCAGAACTCTTTAAACATATAATTATCACAAACGAAGTATTGGCAGAGGTTACTGTAAAAGGTTTGAATGATGTTCAAATAGACAAGATGTTTTCATTTCAAAACATAGAACTGGCGTCCGGAAATTATCAGGACGCCCGGGTTGCCGGATGGGATTTAGGCAAAGGTGAAACATCGGTTATCTCTTACGCTCTTGAGAATAAAGAATTTTACGCCGTTGTTGATGATATGCAGGCCAGGCAATGCGCCGAATTATTCGGCTGCAAGTATATCGGGACAGTTGCTGTCATTGTTATGGCTAGACGAAATGAACTTATCTCTTCTGTAAGAGAAGCGCTTTTCAGAATCAAATCATCCGGCCTGTGGTTGTCTGATTCTTTTATAGAAACAGTCTGCAAGAACGAAAATGAATAG
- a CDS encoding UPF0175 family protein, which translates to MSITLSLNMPEDVFSSIRKSPVEFGEEMRLAAAVKWFEMGMISQEKAAEIAGLTRADFILSLARFKVSPFQYSPDEVLKDADK; encoded by the coding sequence ATGTCGATAACACTGAGTCTTAACATGCCTGAAGATGTTTTTTCTTCGATAAGGAAAAGTCCTGTTGAATTCGGGGAAGAAATGAGGCTGGCTGCGGCTGTGAAATGGTTTGAGATGGGAATGATATCTCAGGAAAAGGCCGCAGAGATAGCTGGATTGACCAGGGCTGATTTTATTCTCTCGCTTGCCAGATTCAAAGTTTCCCCTTTTCAGTATTCGCCCGATGAGGTTTTGAAAGATGCAGATAAATAA
- the csm5 gene encoding type III-A CRISPR-associated RAMP protein Csm5, which produces MTITLYLKTICPVHIGCDEDYEPTGFVIDESRSELVSFDPMDFIKSLDEAQRKRFSDICEKGTVESRMEIMKFMSAKKMNGYRVKVSNGFISHYKDKLKIPLGDKTKIRNELNNFTIARTIFNPNTNQPYIPGSSIKGALRTAWLNKIQKKKNVRPDRNMKADQLEKQLLDGGAFATDPFRMVKVSDFMPVGIVRTRIVYAINRKKNPGKVSNENLSPILEIIEPGSYFKGTITVDDALQGSGINNPVKIQSLFNSATSFYSKELGRENSSLSKIGASQCVLKEIPEGGFLICLGRHSGAEAVTIEGLRNIKIKGPKNAPPLFLPSATTIWLASTDPKPATNSSLTPFGWVTFQRNEPLADEISAINDSYEETAVTATPIKPAYEPVPTTSLTWEKAILSWSPGDQRLTAASEGKKAACTGKDLIPESLFEKVVNKRKPTQAKVEVEQEGNQFRIVKIFEV; this is translated from the coding sequence ATGACAATAACACTTTATCTTAAAACGATATGCCCTGTTCACATCGGATGTGATGAAGACTATGAGCCGACGGGGTTTGTGATTGATGAATCCCGATCAGAGCTCGTCTCCTTTGATCCGATGGACTTCATCAAATCCCTGGATGAAGCTCAAAGAAAAAGGTTTTCTGATATCTGCGAAAAGGGAACGGTCGAGTCACGCATGGAAATCATGAAATTCATGAGCGCAAAAAAGATGAATGGATACAGGGTGAAGGTAAGTAATGGCTTCATCTCTCATTACAAAGACAAGCTCAAAATTCCTTTAGGCGATAAAACTAAGATCAGGAACGAACTCAACAACTTTACCATTGCTAGAACGATTTTCAACCCTAATACAAATCAGCCTTATATCCCGGGCTCATCAATAAAAGGAGCTTTAAGAACTGCGTGGCTCAACAAGATTCAAAAGAAAAAGAATGTAAGGCCGGATAGAAATATGAAGGCCGATCAGCTCGAAAAACAGCTCCTTGATGGAGGCGCTTTTGCAACCGACCCTTTCCGTATGGTTAAAGTTTCAGACTTCATGCCTGTTGGAATCGTCAGGACAAGAATTGTCTATGCTATCAACAGAAAGAAAAATCCAGGAAAGGTTTCAAATGAAAACTTGAGCCCGATACTTGAAATAATAGAGCCGGGCTCGTATTTCAAAGGGACGATAACTGTCGATGATGCGCTTCAAGGTTCCGGAATAAACAATCCAGTCAAGATTCAATCCCTTTTCAACAGCGCAACATCTTTTTATTCAAAAGAACTTGGCAGGGAAAATTCATCCCTGTCAAAAATAGGCGCATCTCAATGTGTGTTGAAGGAAATACCAGAAGGAGGGTTTTTAATTTGCCTTGGGAGGCATTCGGGTGCGGAAGCCGTAACAATCGAAGGGCTGAGAAATATAAAAATAAAGGGTCCAAAGAATGCCCCGCCATTATTTCTTCCTTCAGCTACAACTATCTGGCTTGCCTCGACTGATCCCAAACCTGCGACAAATTCAAGCCTCACACCCTTCGGCTGGGTGACATTCCAAAGAAATGAGCCGTTAGCGGATGAAATTTCGGCCATTAATGACAGTTACGAAGAAACAGCTGTTACCGCCACCCCGATCAAACCAGCTTATGAACCGGTTCCTACAACCTCTCTTACCTGGGAGAAAGCGATTCTATCATGGTCGCCCGGCGACCAGAGGCTGACGGCGGCATCCGAAGGCAAAAAGGCAGCCTGCACAGGTAAAGACCTTATTCCGGAAAGTCTGTTTGAGAAGGTCGTTAATAAGCGCAAACCGACACAGGCAAAAGTTGAAGTCGAGCAGGAGGGGAATCAGTTCAGAATCGTTAAGATATTTGAGGTCTGA
- the csm3 gene encoding type III-A CRISPR-associated RAMP protein Csm3, giving the protein MKLIDIKEIKGTIELLSGLHIGAGDTEMHIGGTDNPVVRHPHTDEPYIPGSSLKGKVRSLLELKSGLMANTGGSPVKIGDLKRVDGNSEAENILKLFGSGGDDKEDSSAIGPTRVSFADCMLTDEWKKSKLSKFEVKAENTINRISGTASNPRQTERVPAGISFDFSINLKVFDNEGDSLLDYLLEGLKLLEHDALGGSGSRGYGRVKFHFDDAGLKDKFDNLKVF; this is encoded by the coding sequence ATGAAACTTATAGATATCAAAGAAATCAAAGGAACAATCGAACTTTTGAGCGGCCTTCATATAGGCGCTGGCGACACTGAAATGCACATCGGCGGAACCGACAATCCGGTTGTAAGGCATCCGCATACTGACGAGCCATATATACCCGGTTCATCACTTAAAGGAAAAGTCCGCTCACTGCTCGAGCTTAAAAGCGGGCTGATGGCAAATACAGGAGGAAGCCCTGTTAAAATTGGCGATCTGAAAAGAGTAGATGGAAACTCTGAAGCAGAAAACATCCTCAAGCTTTTTGGTTCCGGCGGCGATGACAAGGAAGATTCTTCAGCCATTGGCCCTACCAGGGTCTCATTTGCGGACTGCATGCTCACTGATGAATGGAAAAAAAGCAAGCTCTCGAAGTTTGAGGTAAAAGCTGAAAACACTATCAACCGTATCAGCGGAACAGCTTCCAACCCAAGGCAGACCGAGCGCGTTCCTGCTGGAATATCTTTCGACTTCTCCATTAACCTTAAGGTGTTTGATAACGAGGGCGACAGCCTACTTGACTATCTGCTTGAAGGTCTTAAGCTCCTCGAACATGACGCACTCGGCGGCAGCGGCAGCCGGGGCTACGGCAGGGTGAAATTTCACTTCGATGATGCAGGACTGAAAGACAAATTCGACAATCTGAAAGTCTTTTGA
- the csm2 gene encoding type III-A CRISPR-associated protein Csm2 — translation MIKFYMNKEKGFIEPQLFNETADNLARAIAEEGQVEKTVRNKDGSTEKKIEQKKNKRTQIRKFYDEVLMINSRANSKINPEQPEIFKPYINMIIAKAAYAQGRDFITQKFTDFLKDSIKQIDTSNDLKVFTNLFEAFMGFYRLHAKD, via the coding sequence ATGATTAAATTTTACATGAACAAAGAAAAAGGGTTTATCGAACCCCAATTGTTTAATGAGACTGCTGACAACTTAGCCAGAGCTATTGCGGAAGAGGGTCAAGTAGAGAAAACTGTTAGAAACAAAGATGGTTCAACTGAAAAAAAGATTGAACAGAAAAAAAACAAACGAACTCAAATAAGAAAGTTCTATGATGAAGTTTTAATGATCAATTCAAGGGCAAATTCAAAAATCAATCCTGAACAACCGGAAATCTTTAAACCTTATATAAATATGATAATCGCAAAAGCTGCATACGCACAAGGAAGGGATTTCATAACACAAAAGTTTACTGATTTTTTAAAGGACTCAATAAAACAAATAGATACTTCAAATGATCTTAAAGTCTTTACGAATTTATTCGAAGCATTCATGGGTTTTTATCGTTTACACGCAAAGGATTAA
- the cas10 gene encoding type III-A CRISPR-associated protein Cas10/Csm1, whose product MDETTLKIALAGFMHDIGKLAQEGINVLPGFINDNSGLYQPEYNGVPTHRHAVYTAAFIDHIEKLLPDKFNKSGWGLDDTFINLAAGHHKPGTPMQWIIAMADRISSGWDRQRFDEYNKAIAWQDYRKTRLETLFENALQTNNTSNYAYPLKPLSPENIFPDQKKDIVPSDDDKARVEYKNLFDEFVYALERLHHKDENTALWFEHLDSLMMIFTTCIPAARAGKKIPDISLYDHSRMTSAFASALYLYHKGNMDLQIIQDYEPKKFLLITGDLYGIQSFISGPSGDSGENRSKILRGRSFAVSLFAELAADMLCRKIGLPHTSVILNAAGKFTILAPNTEAAKSAVEEVREKINNWFLKISFGETAIGISVLEASPNDFVGGNFSAFWDRLGGALEVSKFRKLNLNSLGAVEGYLDSFNNELDKALCPYCGKRPSDKEVEGSAIVKNGSACKICRDHIFLGANLVKNERIAITTVNADLHGDKLLEPVFGEYQIGFTTGALNELARRGSLLKYWDISINEKGEASKDVTAKFINGYVPKYSEEDQFDDRLLSGGKSEAKKLELIEMINEGAPKTFSHISKKALNPISMDKFSGIEALGVLKADVDNLGMIMSCGIEEKLFTASRLASLSRQMNQFFSLWLPWKLKTDANFQNVYTVFAGGDDLFLIGPWNRIIELAGVINEEFGRYTCGNPEIHLSAGITIERPNTPVDSLAYHSEEALGESKGNGRNSITIFGETMTWNEFNKLKPVKEKLLEYISDRTMGSAMLYRMNYFMEMAQKAKDIIRPPGKNAHVSIDDMQPLKWRALFNYSASRNIAKDLKDGKRDEKVNEFIQMMVKNLENYGSKLKAAVWEILYNRR is encoded by the coding sequence ATGGATGAGACGACCCTGAAAATTGCTCTTGCAGGATTCATGCATGACATTGGCAAGCTGGCGCAGGAGGGCATTAATGTTTTACCGGGATTTATCAATGATAATTCGGGACTTTACCAACCGGAGTATAACGGCGTTCCAACGCACAGACATGCTGTTTATACAGCAGCATTTATCGATCATATTGAAAAACTGCTACCTGATAAGTTCAATAAATCAGGATGGGGTCTTGACGATACATTTATAAATCTTGCCGCAGGACATCACAAACCAGGAACGCCGATGCAGTGGATAATAGCAATGGCCGACCGTATCTCAAGCGGCTGGGACAGGCAGCGTTTTGACGAATACAACAAAGCAATTGCATGGCAGGATTACAGGAAGACCCGTCTTGAAACATTGTTTGAAAATGCTCTGCAAACAAACAATACTTCGAATTATGCTTATCCGTTAAAGCCCCTTTCGCCTGAAAATATTTTTCCGGATCAAAAGAAAGATATTGTGCCCTCAGATGATGATAAAGCCAGAGTGGAATACAAAAACCTTTTTGACGAGTTTGTGTATGCGCTTGAGCGACTTCATCATAAAGATGAAAATACCGCCCTTTGGTTCGAGCATTTAGATAGCCTCATGATGATTTTCACAACATGCATACCTGCGGCAAGGGCTGGAAAAAAAATACCAGATATCTCACTTTATGATCACAGCAGGATGACCTCTGCGTTCGCTTCTGCTTTATATCTTTATCACAAAGGCAACATGGATTTGCAGATTATACAGGACTATGAACCAAAAAAATTTCTTCTGATAACCGGCGATCTTTATGGCATACAGAGTTTTATTTCCGGACCCAGCGGTGATTCAGGTGAAAACCGCAGCAAGATTTTAAGGGGGCGCTCGTTTGCGGTTTCACTTTTTGCAGAGCTTGCCGCCGATATGCTTTGCCGTAAAATCGGTCTGCCGCATACTTCGGTTATCCTGAATGCGGCCGGAAAGTTCACGATACTTGCACCGAACACTGAAGCCGCAAAAAGTGCAGTCGAAGAGGTCAGAGAAAAGATCAACAACTGGTTTTTAAAAATCTCTTTCGGTGAAACGGCAATTGGTATTTCAGTTCTTGAAGCGTCTCCCAATGATTTTGTCGGAGGTAATTTCTCAGCCTTTTGGGACAGGCTGGGGGGCGCACTTGAAGTAAGCAAGTTCAGAAAACTCAATCTTAATTCGCTTGGCGCTGTTGAAGGCTATCTGGACTCATTCAATAACGAACTCGATAAAGCGCTTTGCCCTTATTGCGGCAAAAGGCCATCAGATAAAGAAGTGGAAGGTTCAGCAATTGTCAAAAATGGCTCAGCCTGCAAAATCTGCCGCGACCATATCTTCCTTGGAGCCAATCTGGTGAAAAATGAACGAATTGCAATAACTACTGTTAATGCGGACCTGCACGGCGATAAGCTTCTCGAGCCTGTTTTCGGAGAATATCAGATTGGTTTTACAACAGGCGCGCTCAATGAACTTGCAAGAAGAGGCTCGCTTCTTAAATACTGGGACATATCAATCAATGAAAAAGGCGAGGCGTCAAAAGATGTAACAGCAAAGTTTATCAACGGCTATGTGCCAAAATATTCAGAAGAAGACCAGTTTGATGACAGACTTCTAAGTGGTGGAAAGAGCGAAGCAAAAAAACTTGAACTAATTGAAATGATAAACGAAGGTGCCCCAAAAACTTTCAGTCACATTTCTAAAAAGGCGCTTAATCCAATATCAATGGATAAATTCTCCGGCATAGAGGCGCTTGGTGTTTTAAAGGCCGATGTTGACAACCTGGGAATGATAATGTCCTGCGGTATTGAAGAAAAACTGTTCACAGCTTCGCGCCTGGCTTCACTCAGCCGCCAGATGAATCAGTTCTTCAGCCTTTGGCTTCCCTGGAAGCTGAAAACTGATGCAAACTTCCAGAATGTCTATACGGTTTTTGCAGGTGGCGACGACCTGTTCCTCATCGGCCCTTGGAACCGAATTATCGAGCTGGCAGGAGTTATAAATGAAGAGTTCGGCAGATACACCTGCGGCAATCCCGAAATACACCTTTCAGCGGGAATTACGATTGAAAGACCGAACACGCCCGTTGATTCGCTGGCCTATCACTCTGAAGAGGCTCTTGGCGAATCCAAGGGTAACGGCAGAAACAGCATAACAATTTTTGGCGAAACAATGACATGGAATGAATTCAACAAACTCAAACCGGTAAAGGAAAAGCTGCTCGAATATATTAGCGACAGGACAATGGGAAGCGCCATGCTCTACCGAATGAATTATTTCATGGAGATGGCGCAAAAGGCCAAGGATATCATAAGGCCGCCGGGAAAGAATGCCCATGTCAGCATTGATGACATGCAGCCGCTCAAATGGCGAGCCCTTTTCAACTATTCGGCATCCCGTAACATCGCAAAGGATTTGAAGGACGGCAAGCGAGACGAAAAGGTGAATGAGTTTATACAAATGATGGTGAAAAACCTGGAAAACTACGGCTCGAAGCTCAAAGCCGCTGTCTGGGAAATACTCTATAATAGAAGGTAA